In Aegilops tauschii subsp. strangulata cultivar AL8/78 chromosome 3, Aet v6.0, whole genome shotgun sequence, one genomic interval encodes:
- the LOC109762590 gene encoding pto-interacting protein 1 — MGCFSCCGADDVGKKKKRDDPYVPVPAPGGNYGYNRGPAPTNAIRTSRSQPIEVPAIPLDEIKEITKNFSSDAVIGEGSYARVFLGVLKDGKKSAVKRLDSSKQPDQEFLVQVSAVSRLKHDNVIQLLGYCALGSTRILAYEYATRGSLHDVLHGKKGVKGSQPGPVLSWMQRARIAVSAARGLEFLHEKAEPPVVHRDIKSSNILLFDNDVAKIGDFDVSNQAPDMAARLHSTRVLGTFGYHAPEYAMTGQLSAKSDVYSFGVVLLELLTGRKPVDHTLPRGQQSLVTWATPRLSEDKVRQCVDPKLGVDYPPKAVAKMAAVAALCVQYEADFRPNMSIVVKTLAPLLNTRTSNRPAGSAAVAVE, encoded by the exons ATGGGGTGCTTTTCCTGCTGCGGAGCCGATGATGTTGGCAAGAAAAAGAAGCGCGATGATCCTTATGTTCCGGTCCCTGCCCCAG GGGGTAACTATGGTTATAACCGGGGGCCAGCACCAACCAATGCCATCCGTACCAGTAGAAGCCAGCCAATTGAAGTACCAGCCATTCCCCTAGACGAAATTAAGGAAATAACCAAGAACTTCAGCAGTGATGCTGTTATAGGAGAGGGTTCATACGCAAGAGTTTTCCTTGGTGTACTGAAGGATGGCAAGAAATCTGCAGTGAAGAGGCTTGACTCCAGCAAACAGCCTGACCAAGAATTCCTTGTGCAG GTCTCGGCTGTTTCAAGACTCAAGCATGACAATGTGATCCAACTTCTCGGGTACTGTGCTTTAGGGAGCACCCGTATTCTTGCTTATGAGTATGCAACAAGGGGCTCCTTGCATGATGTTCTCCATG GTAAAAAGGGCGTCAAGGGATCCCAACCAGGACCAGTCCTATCCTGGATGCAGCGGGCGAGGATCGCTGTAAGCGCCGCAAGAGGGCTCGAATTCCTCCACGAGAAGGCAGAGCCACCTGTCGTCCACCGTGATATCAAGTCCAGCAACATACTGCTCTTTGACAACGATGTTGCAAAAATAGGAGATTTCGATGTGTCTAATCAGGCCCCTGACATGGCTGCACGCCTTCATTCTACACGTGTTCTTGGCACCTTTGGTTATCATGCTCCTGA GTATGCAATGACTGGGCAGCTAAGCGCAAAGAGCGATGTATATAGCTTTGGAGTGGTGTTGTTGGAGCTTTTAACTGGCCGCAAACCAGTTGATCATACACTTCCCCGTGGCCAGCAGAGCCTTGTGACATGG GCTACACCAAGGCTAAGTGAAGACAAGGTGCGGCAATGTGTAGATCCAAAGCTTGGTGTGGATTACCCTCCAAAGGCTGTCGCCAAg ATGGCTGCAGTGGCTGCCCTGTGCGTGCAATACGAGGCAGATTTCCGGCCAAACATGAGCATCGTCGTCAAGACTCTGGCCCCGCTGCTGAACACCCGGACAAGCAACCGACCTGCCGGCtcggccgccgtcgccgtcgagTGA